A DNA window from Pongo abelii isolate AG06213 chromosome 2, NHGRI_mPonAbe1-v2.0_pri, whole genome shotgun sequence contains the following coding sequences:
- the COMMD2 gene encoding COMM domain-containing protein 2 (The RefSeq protein has 1 substitution compared to this genomic sequence), with protein sequence MLLELSEEHKEHLAFLPQVDSSVVAEFGRIAVEFLRRGANPKIYEGAARKLNVSSDTVQHGVEGLTYLLTESSKLMISELDFQDSVFVLGFSEELNKLLLQLYLDNRKEIRMILSELAPSLPSYHNLEWRLDVQLASRSLRQQIKPAVTIKLHLNQNGDHNTKILQTDPATLLHLVQQLEQALEEMKTNHCRRVVRNIK encoded by the exons ATGCTGCTGGAATTGTCCGAGGAGCATAAGGAACACCTGGCCTTCCTGCCTCAAGTGGACAGCTCGG TGGTCGCCGAGTTTGGGCGGATTGCTGTGGAATTCCTGAGACGCGGCGCAAACCCAAAAATCTACGAAGGCGCCGCCA gAAAACTCAATGTGAGTAGTGACACTGTCCAGCATGGTGTGGAAGGATTAACGTATCTCCTCACTGAGAGCTCAAAGCTCATG ATTTCTGAACTGGATTTCCAAGACTCTGTTTTTGTTCTGGGATTCTCTGAAGAATTAAACAAATTGTTGCTTCAGCTTTATCTGGACAACAGAAAAGAGATCAGAACGATTCTGAGTGAATTGGCACCAAGCCTTCCCAGCTATCATAACCTTGAATGGCGACTAGATGTACAG CTTGCAAGTAGAAGTCTCAGGCAACAGATTAAACCAGCAGTGACTATAAAGCTACACCTTAATCAAAATGGAGATCACAACACCAAAATTCTACAGACAGACCCAGCCACCCTGCTCCATTTGGTTCAACAACTGGAACAAGCATTGGAAGAGATGAAGACAAACCATTGTAGGAGAGTTGTTCGCAACATCAAGTAG